Proteins encoded within one genomic window of Camelina sativa cultivar DH55 chromosome 19, Cs, whole genome shotgun sequence:
- the LOC104765388 gene encoding autophagy-related protein 8i encodes MKSFKEEYTLDERLAESHEIIAKYPTRIPVIAEKYCKTDLPEIEKKKFLVPRDMSVGQFIYILGARLHLSPGKALFVFVNNTLPQTAALMDSVYESYKDEDGFVYMCYSSEKTFG; translated from the exons ATGAAATCGTTCAAGGAAGAATACACTTTGG atgaGAGGCTCGCTGAGTCGCATGAGATTATCGCTAAGTATCCTACTCGGATTCCA GTGATTGCTGAGAAGTATTGCAAAACAGATCTGCCTGAAATCGAGAAAAAGAA GTTTCTGGTTCCAAGAGATATGTCAGTAGGGCAATTCATATACATATTGGGTGCTAGATTGCATTTGTCTCCTGGTAAAGCCTTGTTCGTGTTCGTGAACAACACTCTGCCTCAAACAG CTGCTCTTATGGACTCGGTCTATGAATCTTACAAAGACGAAGATGGGTTTGTTTACATGTGCTATAGCAGTGAGAAAACATTCGGTTGA
- the LOC104765386 gene encoding trichohyalin-like, which translates to MLEEYGITEEDLVIEEAQGYPRAYAKICRDFDVFPYRNGPPFTFTPYLLQQNESMRCREVDEMFPVLDPKARPTAKPKIFLSLLWKQLNHLGNAGFDPAVIRIDPYGNVLYFHADSASPLAWGFDHWFPCSRGGLTVPSNLRVVQWQARKNKKDKLEFLVPWWDLQVGISVNQFLSIFAASSSDFRRRAFSFLFQEGECEELNGSQTVDSHHFPQHFVESKEKFGLASAAVVVSRRDPYDPSLVLRSLDYNRQTTARKMRFSATKENETPDLKKNPYQAIAAARDSLRHREESQNMSAEMKKLDDEANDLTIKNNEERLTIQELENELVKRRRRAEKCRRLAEAQCSYRNTLEKMIRDAMHQSVVYKEQVRLNQAASSALMARLEAQKAICDGSEKELHKKYKEREELENQARPELEKARKRSRLLLKDEDDDLLLDDRDRKLSLYLPGTSEEVSSHKELRVYFEEEHKAAASEAETQKHGEIEEVEEEQKNPEVSVKSLVALEDNEPVEEKLDVEERKRGSRSFRAFHVFKAPEIEEDEESRIERGKGNVENWLHILLENNSKNDPCGDLQTEGSNKKIDEMIEKLDQKFPMLEKVDEEEVDLKLQAEKTTKTESSRRSRMSFDLKNTPEKSGRDKVVKRSESARAFRRIPSSPSLLFGMKKGIDCIRKKPVVSGNDDESEYLVKNNFIKSSLQTIKRAVKF; encoded by the exons ATGTTGGAAGAATATGGTATAACGGAGGAAGATCTGGTGATCGAGGAAGCTCAGGGCTACCCGAGAGCTTACGCTAAGATCTGTCGCGATTTTGACGTTTTCCCGTATAGAAATGGTCCTCCTTTTACTTTCACTCCCTACCTTCTTCAGCAGAAcgag AGTATGAGATGCAGAGAAGTAGATGAGATGTTTCCAGTACTTGACCCGAAAGCGAGACCAACGGCAAAACCTAAGATCTTCCTGAGTCTCCTTTGGAAACAACTTAATCATCTAGG AAATGCTGGGTTTGATCCAGCTGTTATTCGGATTGATCCATATGGGAATGTTCTTTACTTCCACGCTGATTCAGCTTCTCCTCTTGCTTGGGGTTTTGATCATTGGTTCCCTTGCTCAA GAGGAGGTTTAACAGTACCAAGCAACTTAAGGGTAGTTCAATGGCAGGCACGCAAGAACAAGAAGGACAAACTTGAGTTCCTTGTACCATGGTGGGATCTTCAAGTGGGGATTTCTGTTAATCAGTTCTTGTCCATTTTTGCTGCTTCTAGTTCTGATTTCAG GAGGAGAGCATTCTCATTCTTGTTCCAAGAAGGCGAATGTGAGGAACTCAACGGTTCACAAACGGTTGATTCACACCATTTCCCGCAACATTTTGTTGAATCAAAGGAGAAGTTTGGGCTTGCCTCAGCTGCAGTTGTTGTTTCTAGAAGAGATCCTTATGACCCTTCATTAGTCTTGAGATCGCTTGATTACAATCGTCAAACAACTG CAAGGAAGATGAGATTTAGTGCAACCAAAGAGAATGAGACCCCAGACTTGAAGAAAAATCCGTATCAAGCCATTGCTGCTGCGAGAGACTCACTGAGACACCGAGAGGAATCACAGAATATGAGTGCCGAGATGAAAAAGTTAGATGATGAAGCAAATGATTTGACAATAAAGAACAATGAAGAGCGGCTTACCATTCAGGAGCTAGAGAACGAGCTGGTcaagcgaagaagaagagctgaaAAGTGCAGGAGATTGGCAGAAGCTCAATGCTCGTACAGGAATACACTTGAGAAGATGATCCGTGATGCTATGCACCA GAGTGTTGTGTATAAAGAACAAGTGAGACTAAACCAGGCAGCGAGTAGTGCCCTTATGGCAAGGCTAGAGGCTCAAAAGGCTATTTGTGATGGTTCAGAGAAAGAACTTCACAAGAAgtataaagaaagagaggagcTGGAGAATCAAGCGAGGCCTGAATTGGAGAAAGCAAGGAAAAGATCTAGACTTTTGttgaaagatgaagatgatgacctGTTGCTGGACGATAGAGACAGGAAGCTTTCTTTGTATCTTCCAGGAACAAGTGAAGAAGTTTCGTCACACAAGGAGTTAAGGGTATACTTTGAGGAAGAGCATAAAGCAGCAGCTTCTGAGGCTGAAACTCAGAAGCATGGGGAAATAGAGGAGGTGGAAGAGGAACAGAAGAATCCAGAGGTATCTGTGAAGTCTCTTGTCGCTTTAGAAGATAATGAACCAGTTGAAGAAAAGCTGGATGtagaagaaaggaagagaggCAGCAGAAGCTTCAGAGCATTCCATGTTTTCAAGGCACCAGAGattgaggaagatgaggaaAGCAGGATTGAGCGAGGGAAAGGAAATGTTGAGAACTGGCTTCATATTTTACTGGAGAACAACAGCAAAAACGATCCATGTGGTGATCTTCAAACCGAAGGAAGCAACAAGAAGATTGATGAAATGATAGAGAAACTGGACCAAAAGTTCCCTATGCTTGAAaaggttgatgaagaagaagtggacTTGAAGTTGCAGGCTGAGAAGACGACAAAAACTGAAAGTTCTCGTAGAAGCAGAATGAGTTTTGATTTGAAGAACACACCAGAGAAGAGTGGCAGAGACAAAGTGGTGAAGAGATCAGAGAGCGCTAGAGCTTTCAGAAGGATTCCATCATCTCCATCGCTCCTCTTCGGAATGAAAAAGGGAATTGACTGCATCAGGAAGAAGCCAGTGGTTTCAGGGAACGATGATGAGAGCGAATATCTTGTCAAGAACAACTTCATCAAGTCATCTCTCCAAACAATCAAACGAGCTGTCAAATTCTAA
- the LOC104765387 gene encoding root phototropism protein 3-like, whose protein sequence is MKKTSPQELVTIYGNHQETFTGDNMDYYSYFDDSCIQDMNYFVKTIAGIKSKGIRPDLIGSIIAHYASKWLPDLSGNVSAIISTSVESKNHPFDTQQPESVTASVMKKRFFVETLIGILPPEKDSVPCNFLLRLLRTAKMVGANPNYLNEIETRVSWQLDQASLKELMIPSFSYTSGTLLDVDLVTRLVKRFTGLDSEGVKTGAALVKVAKLVDSYLAEAAVDSGLTLPEFISLIEALPSHARTTEDGLYRAIDTYLKAHPQVLKQERKELCRLIDSRKLSPEAALHAAQNDRLPVRAIIRVLFTEQTKLSRHIDWNGSSISSTTRSPTNPSGSHYFEGGAAARCLSKREINVQQTEIRRLREDVARLQSECSSMHLQLERLMEKKSSSGSKGFFRWKRLGLVPSIRGSVSVEKGEEESGDNEGFEPRTPGNMKTRLVKGRTTPSRWRKSMS, encoded by the exons atgaagaaaacttCTCCGCAGGAACTTGTCACCATCTACGGCAATCACCAAGAAACCTTCACCGGAGATAATATGGACTACTACTCTTACTTCGACGACTCATGTATCCAAGACATGAACTACTTCGTCAAAACCATTGCCGGAATCAAATCCAAAGGAATCAGACCAGACCTCATTGGTTCCATCATCGCTCACTACGCTTCCAAGTGGCTCCCTGACCTCTCCGGCAATGTCTCCGCCATTATCTCCACCTCCGTCGAATCCAAAAACCACCCTTTTGACACACAACAACCAGAGAGCGTCACGGCGTCTGTGATGAAGAAACGTTTCTTCGTGGAAACCCTAATCGGAATCCTCCCGCCGGAGAAAGACTCTGTTCCTTGCAATTTCCTCCTCCGTCTCCTAAGGACGGCGAAAATGGTCGGAGCTAATCCGAATTACTTGAATGAGATTGAAACCAGAGTATCTTGGCAGCTCGACCAAGCTTCGCTTAAGGAGCTTATGATACCTTCCTTCAGCTACACGTCAGGCACGTTGCTTGACGTTGACCTTGTGACGCGTCTTGTCAAAAGATTCACAGGATTGGATAGTGAAGGTGTTAAAACTGGTGCTGCTCTTGTTAAAGTGGCCAAGCTTGTTGACTCTTACCTCGCTGAAGCCGCCGTTGACAGTGGTTTGACTCTACCGGAGTTTATCTCCTTAATCGAAGCTCTTCCTAGCCATGCTCGTACCACAGAGGATGGCTTGTACCGCGCCATTGATACATATCTCAAG GCACATCCTCAGGTGTTGAAGCAAGAAAGGAAAGAACTTTGTAGACTTATTGATAGCAGAAAGCTATCACCGGAAGCAGCTCTCCACGCAGCTCAGAATGATCGTTTACCGGTGAGAGCAATCATCAGAGTCTTGTTCACTGAACAGACAAAGCTAAGTCGTCACATTGACTGGAATGGTAGCTCAATAAGTAGCACAACGAGGAGTCCAACAAACCCTTCTGGTTCACATTACTTCGAAGGAGGTGCTGCAGCACGGTGCTTGTCTAAACGTGAGATAAATGTTCAACAAACAGAGATAAGAAGGCTGAGAGAGGACGTTGCGAGGCTGCAGAGCGAGTGCAGTTCAATGCATTTGCAGCTGGAGAGGcttatggagaagaagagtagtaGTGGGAGTAAAGGGTTTTTCAGGTGGAAGAGGCTCGGGTTAGTGCCGTCAATTAGAGGAAGTGTTAGTGTTGAAAAGGGTGAGGAAGAATCAGGTGATAATGAAGGATTTGAGCCTCGGACTCCTGGGAATATGAAGACAAGGCTTGTCAAAGGAAGAACAACACCTTCAAGGTGGAGAAAATCTATGTCTTAA
- the LOC104765384 gene encoding auxin-responsive protein IAA19, with protein sequence MEKEGLGLEITELRLGLPGRDVAEKMMKKRAFTEMIMTSSGSSSDQCESGVVSFGGDVEKVNDSPAAKSQVVGWPPVCSYRRKNSCKDASTTKVGIGYVKVSMDGVPYLRKMDLGSSQGYDDLAFALDKLFGIRGIGVALKDGDNCEYVTIYEDKDGDWMLAGDVPWGMFIESCKRLRIMKRSDATGFGLQPRGVDE encoded by the exons ATGGAGAAAGAAGGACTCGGGCTTGAGATAACGGAGCTGAGATTGGGTCTTCCGGGGAGAGATGTggcggagaagatgatgaagaagagagcatTCACTGAGATGATCATGACGTCTTCGGGTAGTAGCAGTGATCAATGCGAAAGCGGTGTCGTTTCATTTGGTGGTGACGTGGAGAAAGTTAATGATTCTCCGGCGGCGAAAAGTCAGGTGGTGGGGTGGCCGCCGGTTTGCTCTTACCGTAGGAAAAACAGCTGCAAGGATGCTTCGACGACGAAAGTGGGGATAGGGTATGTGAAAGTGAGCATGGATGGTGTGCCTTACTTGAGGAAGATGGATCTTGGTTCGAGCCAAGGTTATGATGATCTAGCCTTTGCTCTTGATAAGCTCTTCGGTATCCGTGGCATCG GTGTGGCCTTGAAAGATGGTGATAACTGCGAATACGTTACCATATACGAAGACAAAGATGGAGACTGGATGCTTGCTGGAGATGTACCTTGGGG aATGTTCATAGAGTCATGCAAGAGGTTGAGGATAATGAAAAGATCGGATGCTACCGGGTTTGGGCTGCAGCCTAGAGGAGTAGAcgagtga